In Microbacterium pumilum, the following proteins share a genomic window:
- a CDS encoding ABC transporter ATP-binding protein encodes MPEGLALEFSGVTKRFGAITAVSDFSARVEPGHVTGFLGPNGAGKTTSLRILLGLVRATQGTATIAGVPYAKLDRPLQTVGAVLEASSFHPGRTAASHLAVYADAAGIPRSRVDDVLGLVGLADSAGRKVGGFSLGMRQRLGLAYALLGDPGILVLDEPANGLDPEGIKWMRGFLRQLAREGRTVLTSSHLLAEVQQTVDALLVISQGRLVFQGALDELTDPSEYATVVDSPDRPALVAALRDAGVTFEVLRSGLTARGFDTAQIGQIAASAGIALSSLQRRGPALEEVFLELVDGTRVHSSAAGEAPGGAMSGAGVLTAGVAAEIAEPNPDPEPEPQPDHQPDPQPDPVAAVDAPTPPAGFVVASTGVIDIITPDEGEPDAVDVDEPEPANQPPTFTVDGQGVTVEGETAGTAEAPAHIPDSDRPWEAYVKTESDLEADAFFSSFDAQRAAAAAEAARLVEAEPQEEPEPEPEPEFPPDDRSEAATDEPPAETSEFGGLADLSPDWVEEDRPDRDGGEGR; translated from the coding sequence ATGCCCGAGGGATTGGCGCTCGAATTCTCCGGGGTGACGAAGAGGTTCGGCGCGATCACCGCCGTTTCCGACTTCTCAGCACGGGTCGAACCCGGTCATGTGACCGGCTTCCTCGGCCCGAACGGTGCCGGCAAGACGACGTCACTTCGCATCCTGCTGGGGCTCGTGCGCGCCACCCAGGGCACGGCCACGATCGCCGGAGTCCCCTACGCCAAGCTCGACCGGCCGCTGCAGACGGTCGGCGCCGTCCTCGAGGCATCGAGCTTCCACCCCGGTCGCACTGCGGCGAGCCATCTCGCCGTGTACGCGGACGCTGCGGGCATTCCGCGTTCTCGTGTGGATGACGTGCTCGGCCTCGTCGGCCTCGCCGACTCCGCGGGACGCAAAGTCGGAGGGTTCTCGCTCGGCATGCGCCAGCGCCTGGGGCTCGCCTACGCGCTGCTCGGCGACCCCGGAATCCTCGTGCTCGATGAACCGGCGAACGGACTCGATCCCGAGGGCATCAAGTGGATGCGCGGGTTCCTCCGCCAGCTCGCCCGCGAAGGGCGGACGGTCCTCACCTCCTCGCACCTGCTCGCCGAGGTGCAGCAGACGGTCGATGCGCTCCTCGTGATCTCGCAGGGCAGACTCGTCTTCCAGGGCGCCCTCGACGAGCTCACCGACCCGTCGGAGTATGCCACGGTCGTGGACTCCCCCGACCGCCCCGCCCTCGTCGCGGCGCTGCGCGACGCCGGCGTGACGTTCGAGGTGCTGCGCTCCGGTCTCACGGCGCGCGGCTTCGATACCGCTCAGATCGGACAGATCGCGGCATCCGCGGGCATCGCCCTGTCATCGCTGCAGCGGCGGGGACCGGCGCTCGAAGAGGTCTTCCTCGAACTGGTCGACGGCACGCGCGTGCATTCGAGCGCCGCGGGCGAGGCTCCCGGGGGCGCGATGTCGGGTGCGGGCGTGCTCACTGCCGGCGTGGCCGCCGAGATCGCCGAGCCCAATCCCGATCCCGAGCCCGAGCCGCAGCCCGACCATCAGCCCGATCCGCAGCCCGATCCCGTGGCTGCCGTCGACGCCCCGACACCCCCCGCCGGCTTCGTCGTGGCGAGCACCGGCGTCATCGACATCATCACTCCCGACGAAGGCGAGCCGGATGCGGTGGATGTCGACGAGCCCGAGCCCGCGAACCAGCCGCCGACGTTCACCGTGGACGGCCAGGGCGTCACCGTCGAGGGCGAAACAGCCGGCACCGCCGAGGCTCCCGCGCACATTCCGGACTCCGATCGCCCGTGGGAGGCCTATGTGAAGACGGAATCCGACCTCGAGGCAGACGCTTTCTTCTCATCGTTCGACGCCCAGCGCGCAGCAGCGGCCGCCGAGGCTGCGCGACTGGTCGAAGCCGAGCCTCAGGAAGAGCCGGAGCCGGAACCCGAACCTGAGTTCCCCCCGGACGACCGATCCGAGGCAGCCACCGATGAGCCGCCCGCCGAGACGAGCGAGTTCGGCGGGCTCGCGGACCTTTCACCCGATTGGGTCGAAGAGGATCGACCCGACCGGGACGGAGGTGAGGGGCGATGA
- a CDS encoding ECF transporter S component — protein sequence MGVSTSASADTSSTSRIHRWRIVDIVVASVIGVASGLIFVLWNIAYIGPNAFLTPLLPGLQGLLDGPWLFAGVLGALIIRKPGAAIYTELLAAIVSALVGNTWGGFLTLEAGLVQGLGAEVVFLLFFYRRWSLPVAMLAGVGAALAGGVNNLLLWWPGSDIPFIIVYLISTSISGAVIAGGLSWLLARGLAATGALDRFASGREVRARV from the coding sequence ATGGGCGTTTCCACGTCTGCATCCGCAGATACCTCATCCACTTCGCGGATCCATCGTTGGCGGATCGTCGACATCGTCGTCGCCAGCGTCATCGGCGTCGCGTCCGGCCTGATCTTCGTGCTCTGGAACATCGCCTACATCGGGCCGAACGCGTTCCTCACGCCCTTGCTGCCCGGCTTGCAGGGTCTGCTCGACGGGCCGTGGCTGTTCGCGGGGGTGCTCGGAGCCCTGATCATCCGCAAGCCCGGAGCCGCGATCTACACCGAGTTGCTCGCCGCAATCGTCTCGGCGCTGGTCGGGAACACGTGGGGTGGATTCCTCACCCTCGAGGCGGGGCTCGTCCAGGGACTCGGTGCCGAGGTGGTCTTCCTGCTCTTCTTCTACCGCCGCTGGTCGCTGCCGGTCGCGATGCTCGCCGGCGTCGGGGCGGCACTCGCCGGTGGGGTCAACAACCTCCTGCTCTGGTGGCCCGGCTCCGACATCCCGTTCATCATCGTGTACCTCATCAGCACATCGATCTCGGGTGCGGTCATCGCGGGCGGACTCTCATGGCTGCTCGCGCGCGGGCTCGCCGCGACCGGGGCGCTCGACCGGTTCGCCTCGGGGCGCGAAGTACGCGCCCGCGTCTGA
- a CDS encoding ABC transporter ATP-binding protein, whose product MAGVTPRPAAIDAQGWGWRHASRHAWAIRDASFHIEPGERVLLLGASGAGKSTLLHGLAGVLGGEDDGEQTGSLLIDGTPAAQARGRAGLVLQDPDAQVILARVGDDVAFGCENFGVPRDEIWPRVSRSLDAVGLDVPLDRATKALSGGQKQRLALAGLLAMRPGLVLLDEPTANLDPAGVTEVRDAVTRMLDAHPATLVIVEHRVSVWLPVVSRVIVLGDIDGGGVIADGPPEAVLAREGRELAARGVWVPGIPPARPPAPAQTPGAPLLSAERLSVQRVAGHPVASGIDVAVRAGGALAITGPNGAGKSTLGLTVAGLLAPASGTLLASPELAGSAGPHPIRWASRQLLTRIGTVFQDPEHQLLAKTVRDELEVGPRALGIGEGETAARVDELLERLRLAPLARANPFTLSGGEKRRLTVAAALATAPRVLVLDEPTFGQDARTWAELVALLARLRDDGSAIVAITHDEDVIDALHAERLDLGGRA is encoded by the coding sequence GTGGCTGGCGTGACGCCACGCCCTGCGGCGATCGACGCGCAGGGGTGGGGCTGGCGTCATGCGTCACGTCACGCGTGGGCCATCCGGGATGCCTCGTTCCACATCGAGCCCGGCGAGCGCGTGCTGCTGCTGGGCGCATCGGGTGCGGGCAAGTCCACGCTGCTGCACGGTCTCGCCGGTGTGCTCGGGGGCGAGGACGACGGCGAGCAGACCGGGTCGCTGCTCATCGACGGCACACCGGCGGCGCAGGCCCGCGGTCGCGCGGGGCTCGTCCTGCAGGATCCGGATGCCCAAGTGATCCTCGCGCGGGTCGGAGACGACGTCGCGTTCGGCTGCGAGAACTTCGGCGTTCCCCGCGACGAGATCTGGCCGCGCGTTTCGCGGTCTCTGGATGCCGTCGGGCTCGACGTGCCCCTGGACCGCGCGACGAAGGCTCTGTCCGGCGGACAGAAGCAGCGCCTGGCGCTCGCCGGGCTGCTCGCGATGCGACCGGGACTCGTGCTGCTCGACGAGCCGACCGCGAACCTCGATCCGGCGGGTGTCACCGAGGTGCGAGACGCCGTGACGCGGATGCTCGACGCGCATCCCGCAACCCTCGTCATCGTCGAGCACCGCGTCTCGGTGTGGCTGCCGGTCGTGTCACGCGTGATCGTGCTCGGCGACATCGACGGCGGCGGCGTGATCGCCGACGGACCGCCCGAGGCGGTGCTGGCACGCGAGGGTCGAGAGCTCGCCGCGCGCGGCGTGTGGGTGCCCGGCATCCCGCCCGCTCGTCCGCCCGCACCCGCGCAGACACCCGGTGCCCCGCTGCTGTCGGCCGAGCGGCTCTCCGTGCAGCGCGTGGCGGGCCATCCCGTGGCGAGCGGGATCGACGTCGCGGTGCGAGCGGGTGGCGCGCTCGCGATCACCGGACCCAACGGCGCCGGAAAGTCGACGCTCGGACTGACCGTCGCCGGACTGCTGGCCCCGGCATCCGGCACTCTGCTCGCCTCGCCCGAGCTGGCAGGAAGCGCCGGTCCACACCCGATCCGCTGGGCGTCGCGGCAGCTGCTGACCCGGATCGGCACGGTGTTCCAGGACCCTGAGCACCAGCTGCTCGCGAAGACCGTGCGCGACGAGCTCGAGGTGGGCCCCCGCGCACTCGGAATCGGCGAGGGCGAGACCGCGGCGCGCGTGGACGAGCTGCTCGAGCGGTTGCGGCTGGCACCGCTCGCCCGCGCGAATCCGTTCACCCTCTCGGGCGGCGAGAAGCGGCGGCTGACGGTCGCGGCGGCACTGGCGACCGCCCCCCGCGTCCTCGTGCTGGACGAGCCGACGTTCGGGCAGGATGCGCGCACATGGGCGGAGCTCGTCGCGCTGCTCGCGCGGCTGCGCGACGACGGCTCCGCGATCGTCGCGATCACCCACGACGAGGACGTCATCGACGCGCTCCACGCCGAGCGCCTCGACCTGGGCGGGCGAGCATGA
- a CDS encoding D-alanyl-D-alanine carboxypeptidase: protein MTVDDAASSTRRARRRRDDASMDAAPDPDSSDTVLTLEHDRESASSQDGEDPVVDPDSGGRPAYVRAPSATPTRERSALLWVDEASVGTTAGPVADLSTATTPFVPVGNDLLADLPRRSPLRASVIVPTLIGAGLVGAYAATTLLWPLYAVAPTVTAMEVQPVPAPAAAMTWPATGSAAVSVNGITGMAASSPDPFPMASITKVVTALAVLDEMPLAVGEQGPSFQFSYADSLAYWNALAQNESALDVPVGGSLTEYELLEGMLIGSAGNYAERLAGNLWPSDAVYADAANSWLRAHGVEGVTVVEPTGMDRGNTASPSALIPLAQKALANPVIAEIVAKQAVDLPGAGNVVNTNGLLADPGVLGIKTGTLDGYNLLSAKDVTIGDTTVRLYASVLGQPDDASRLAASRALYTQLETQLQPAPSVTAGTTTALVETVWGEEVDVVTADDASVILWNGGTGTVSTSYSLGDSRADGDVVGSLSVGGPLDQTTVDLKLADDVEGPTAWWRLTHPLELFGLTD, encoded by the coding sequence GTGACCGTGGACGACGCTGCTTCTTCGACGCGCCGCGCGCGGCGACGTCGCGACGATGCGTCGATGGATGCCGCGCCCGACCCCGACTCGTCGGACACCGTCCTGACCCTCGAGCACGACCGAGAATCCGCATCGTCCCAGGACGGAGAGGACCCCGTCGTCGACCCGGATTCCGGCGGCCGACCTGCCTACGTGCGGGCCCCTTCGGCGACACCGACCCGAGAGCGATCCGCGCTGCTGTGGGTGGATGAGGCATCCGTCGGCACGACCGCAGGACCCGTCGCGGACCTCTCCACCGCGACGACGCCTTTCGTGCCGGTCGGCAACGATCTGCTCGCCGATCTGCCTCGCCGGTCCCCACTCCGAGCGAGCGTCATCGTCCCGACTCTGATCGGCGCGGGGCTCGTCGGTGCCTATGCGGCGACAACCCTGCTCTGGCCGCTGTACGCCGTCGCACCGACGGTCACAGCCATGGAGGTGCAGCCGGTCCCTGCACCGGCCGCCGCCATGACCTGGCCGGCAACGGGGAGCGCGGCGGTCTCGGTGAACGGCATCACGGGGATGGCGGCATCCAGCCCCGACCCGTTCCCGATGGCCAGCATCACCAAGGTCGTGACGGCGCTCGCGGTGCTCGACGAGATGCCCCTCGCCGTCGGCGAGCAGGGCCCGTCGTTCCAGTTCAGCTACGCCGACAGCCTCGCCTACTGGAACGCACTCGCCCAGAACGAGTCCGCCCTCGACGTGCCCGTCGGGGGCAGCCTGACGGAGTACGAGCTGCTCGAGGGCATGCTGATCGGCTCGGCCGGCAACTACGCCGAGCGGCTCGCCGGCAACCTCTGGCCGTCCGATGCGGTGTACGCGGATGCGGCCAACTCCTGGCTGCGTGCTCATGGCGTCGAGGGGGTGACGGTCGTCGAGCCCACCGGCATGGATCGGGGCAACACGGCGAGCCCGAGCGCCCTCATCCCTCTCGCACAGAAGGCCCTCGCGAACCCGGTGATCGCCGAGATCGTCGCGAAGCAGGCAGTCGACCTGCCTGGCGCCGGGAACGTCGTGAACACGAACGGGCTGCTGGCAGACCCGGGCGTCCTCGGCATCAAGACCGGAACGCTGGACGGCTACAACCTGCTCTCGGCGAAGGACGTGACGATCGGCGACACGACCGTCCGCCTCTACGCGTCGGTGCTGGGCCAGCCCGACGATGCATCGCGCCTGGCCGCGTCACGGGCGCTGTACACGCAGCTCGAGACCCAGTTGCAGCCCGCGCCCTCGGTCACCGCCGGTACCACGACGGCGCTCGTCGAGACCGTGTGGGGCGAAGAGGTGGATGTCGTGACGGCGGATGACGCATCCGTCATCCTGTGGAACGGCGGCACGGGGACCGTCTCGACGTCGTATTCGCTCGGCGACAGCCGAGCGGACGGGGATGTCGTCGGCAGCCTCTCGGTCGGCGGGCCGCTCGATCAGACGACGGTCGACCTCAAGCTCGCCGACGACGTCGAGGGGCCGACCGCCTGGTGGCGGCTCACGCACCCCCTCGAGCTGTTCGGTCTCACCGACTGA
- a CDS encoding enoyl-CoA hydratase/isomerase family protein: MTDAAEPSVLVRAYGGLGHLTLNRPPAINALDLGMIGDLGAALDAWEHDTDVDVVLLDGAGHRGLCAGGDVRGLYEQISDGRAEDTGVFFRAEYALNARIAEYPSTVVAIADGITMGGGIGLAGHAAIRIVTDRSQLAMPETRIGFTPDVGGTWLLAHAPGRLGEYLGLTGAVMDGSDAIYAGFADHYVPADRLEALRDALETRADPSSPTELVLLFDETPEPSRLRDARAWIDDAFAADSVAEIIERLRARPEPEASTTADVLGELAPTAMAVTLEAVRRARALPHLRAALEQEYGLVLWFATTQPDLMEGIRAQVIDKDRAPKWQPASVADLSPGTAASALAYVPAIPLWG, from the coding sequence GTGACAGACGCCGCAGAGCCCAGCGTCCTGGTCCGTGCCTACGGCGGACTCGGGCACCTCACTCTCAATCGTCCCCCCGCCATCAATGCGCTGGACCTCGGCATGATCGGCGACCTCGGCGCGGCACTCGACGCCTGGGAGCATGACACGGACGTCGACGTCGTGCTGCTCGACGGCGCCGGTCACCGCGGCCTGTGCGCCGGCGGAGACGTCCGGGGACTCTATGAGCAGATCAGCGATGGGCGAGCCGAGGACACCGGCGTCTTCTTCCGCGCCGAGTACGCGCTGAACGCCCGCATCGCCGAATACCCTTCGACCGTGGTCGCGATCGCCGACGGCATCACGATGGGCGGCGGCATCGGACTCGCCGGTCACGCCGCGATCCGCATCGTCACCGACCGGTCTCAGCTCGCGATGCCCGAGACGCGCATCGGTTTCACTCCGGATGTCGGGGGCACCTGGCTGCTCGCGCACGCTCCTGGGCGCCTCGGCGAATACCTCGGGCTCACCGGTGCGGTGATGGACGGCTCGGACGCGATCTATGCCGGCTTCGCCGATCACTACGTGCCCGCCGACCGGCTCGAAGCTCTTCGCGACGCGCTCGAGACACGCGCGGATCCGTCGAGCCCGACCGAGCTCGTGCTGCTGTTCGACGAGACGCCCGAGCCATCCCGGCTGCGCGACGCCCGCGCATGGATCGACGACGCGTTCGCGGCAGACTCCGTCGCCGAGATCATCGAGCGGCTGCGGGCGCGCCCCGAGCCCGAGGCTTCCACGACGGCCGACGTGCTCGGCGAACTGGCGCCCACTGCGATGGCCGTCACGCTCGAAGCCGTGCGTCGGGCGCGCGCGCTCCCCCATCTGCGGGCCGCGCTCGAGCAGGAATACGGTCTGGTGCTGTGGTTCGCCACGACGCAGCCCGACCTCATGGAGGGCATCCGGGCGCAGGTGATCGACAAGGACCGCGCACCGAAGTGGCAGCCCGCGAGCGTCGCCGACCTGTCGCCAGGCACCGCGGCATCCGCCCTCGCGTACGTGCCGGCGATCCCACTCTGGGGATGA
- a CDS encoding DnaJ domain-containing protein yields MFDSPLSSSAYEVLGVDPAADEEGLRRAFRLRLRQTHPDTGGDAAVFVQVQRAWELVGTPAARAAYDRGHGFSAEPAPEASTGAAPGWRAPAPRPDTRPRARSHGQPGGWRRERYLTLIREWAGRGVALEDPYDPALVRSAPHHLRRLLADALAEEATARVVADLGMGYTVWHDVMAAGRGADSDAKIDHIVLGPSGLYGILSEDFGGPVRIRRGELVGEGVSGAPIAELVARMRGMARAAGVRFGGAIVVLPDDDVMESIAELGKVRGTPVVVVSRSALSTVLRRGITGARAIGGNEVFDVRTRLQQSVRFA; encoded by the coding sequence GTGTTCGACAGTCCGCTCTCGTCGTCCGCCTACGAGGTGCTGGGCGTCGACCCCGCCGCCGACGAAGAGGGTCTGCGGCGCGCCTTCCGCCTGCGCCTGCGGCAGACGCACCCCGACACCGGCGGAGACGCCGCCGTGTTCGTGCAGGTGCAGCGCGCGTGGGAACTCGTCGGCACTCCGGCCGCGCGTGCGGCCTACGATCGCGGTCACGGTTTCAGCGCGGAGCCGGCCCCCGAAGCGTCGACAGGCGCTGCACCCGGATGGCGGGCCCCCGCGCCGCGCCCGGACACACGCCCCCGCGCCCGGTCGCACGGCCAGCCTGGCGGGTGGCGGCGGGAGCGGTATCTGACCCTCATCCGCGAGTGGGCGGGTCGCGGCGTGGCGCTGGAGGACCCGTATGACCCGGCGCTGGTGCGCTCCGCGCCGCATCACCTCCGTCGGCTGCTGGCGGACGCGCTGGCCGAAGAGGCCACGGCCCGAGTGGTCGCGGACCTCGGCATGGGATACACGGTGTGGCACGACGTGATGGCCGCCGGGCGCGGCGCCGACTCGGACGCGAAGATCGACCACATCGTGCTCGGCCCGAGCGGGCTGTACGGCATCCTGTCCGAGGACTTCGGCGGGCCGGTGCGCATCCGACGCGGCGAGCTGGTCGGCGAAGGCGTGTCGGGGGCTCCGATCGCAGAGCTGGTCGCACGGATGCGCGGCATGGCGCGGGCCGCGGGTGTGCGCTTCGGCGGCGCGATCGTGGTGCTGCCCGACGACGACGTGATGGAGTCGATCGCCGAGCTCGGCAAGGTGCGCGGCACTCCGGTCGTCGTGGTCTCGCGCAGCGCCCTGTCGACCGTGCTCCGGCGTGGGATCACCGGAGCGCGCGCGATCGGAGGCAACGAGGTCTTCGACGTGCGAACCAGGTTGCAGCAGTCGGTCCGCTTCGCCTGA
- a CDS encoding ABC transporter permease, translated as MSLTAATRSETTKQFTTSIWWVLAIVLAAYVGFTAAVLGFVFTASATGALPGNGPQIPSEGLPPVLYSTATAVGYVFPLLIGTLIMTTEFRHKTLTPTFLATPRRGVVLWAKLLVGVVLGVLFGVIGVIASVVPAAAFLAGSALETGLTSSDTWALFGRMVIAFVLWALIGVGVGALVRNQVGAIVGVLVFTQFVEPIGRAVASLVEGLSDFTRFLPGAASDALVGSSVFDASTAASGGVSASLEWWAGGLVLLGYAVVFVVLGYLVTWRRDVS; from the coding sequence ATGAGCCTGACCGCGGCAACCCGCTCCGAGACCACGAAGCAGTTCACGACGTCGATCTGGTGGGTGCTGGCCATCGTGCTCGCCGCCTACGTCGGTTTCACGGCCGCGGTGCTGGGCTTCGTCTTCACGGCGTCGGCCACGGGCGCGCTGCCCGGGAACGGACCGCAGATTCCCAGCGAGGGACTGCCGCCCGTGCTCTACAGCACGGCCACGGCCGTCGGCTACGTGTTCCCCCTGCTCATCGGCACGCTGATAATGACGACCGAGTTCCGCCACAAGACCCTCACCCCGACGTTCCTCGCCACTCCCCGGCGGGGTGTCGTGCTGTGGGCGAAGCTGCTCGTGGGAGTGGTGCTGGGCGTGCTGTTCGGCGTGATCGGCGTCATCGCCTCGGTCGTGCCCGCGGCCGCCTTCCTCGCCGGCTCGGCACTCGAGACCGGCCTCACCTCGTCCGACACGTGGGCGCTGTTCGGTCGCATGGTCATCGCCTTCGTGCTGTGGGCCTTGATCGGCGTCGGTGTCGGGGCGCTCGTGCGCAATCAGGTCGGCGCGATCGTCGGGGTGCTGGTGTTCACGCAGTTCGTGGAGCCGATCGGTCGAGCCGTCGCATCCCTGGTCGAAGGCCTCTCGGACTTCACCCGGTTCCTGCCGGGGGCCGCGAGCGACGCACTGGTCGGCTCGAGCGTCTTCGACGCGAGCACCGCGGCCTCCGGCGGCGTCTCAGCCTCTCTCGAGTGGTGGGCGGGCGGGCTCGTCCTGCTCGGGTACGCCGTCGTGTTCGTGGTGCTCGGGTACCTCGTGACCTGGCGGCGCGACGTCAGCTGA
- a CDS encoding LssY C-terminal domain-containing protein: protein MDDEGSTRTRRYSIGIAIDWFFFVFAGLAAIWLAYLSFTETFQVGWWGIAWVIVFWVLLAYLVLPRLHRILTSIYVPDYFIGRARTSDGLLGDPVNLAFLGDADQVERAMVTGGWTKADPVTLGSSLRIITSTVTRRSYHEAPVSPLFLFDRQQDFAYQQEVDGNPAQRHHVRFWRCPDGWLLPGGRRVDWVAAGTFDTSVGLSLFTLQVTHKIDADTDVERDHIVATVTAGEPTVAVDVIEDFSTGYHARNGGGDSITTDGDLPIVDVRAVGRMTP, encoded by the coding sequence GTGGACGACGAGGGGTCGACGCGGACGCGCCGGTACTCGATCGGGATCGCGATCGACTGGTTCTTCTTCGTCTTCGCGGGCCTCGCGGCGATCTGGCTCGCCTATCTGAGCTTCACCGAGACCTTCCAGGTCGGGTGGTGGGGTATCGCCTGGGTCATCGTCTTCTGGGTGCTGCTCGCCTATCTGGTGCTGCCGCGGCTGCATCGCATCCTCACGTCCATCTACGTGCCCGACTACTTCATCGGCCGCGCGCGCACGAGCGACGGACTGCTCGGCGACCCGGTGAACCTGGCATTCCTCGGAGATGCCGACCAGGTCGAGCGCGCGATGGTCACGGGCGGCTGGACCAAGGCGGATCCGGTCACGCTCGGCTCGTCGCTGCGCATCATCACCTCGACGGTGACGCGGCGGAGTTACCACGAGGCACCCGTGAGCCCCCTGTTCCTGTTCGACCGCCAGCAGGATTTCGCCTACCAGCAGGAGGTCGACGGCAATCCGGCGCAGCGCCACCATGTGCGCTTCTGGCGGTGCCCGGACGGATGGCTGCTGCCCGGCGGACGCCGCGTCGACTGGGTCGCGGCGGGCACGTTCGACACGAGCGTGGGTCTGTCGCTGTTCACACTGCAGGTCACGCACAAGATCGACGCCGACACCGACGTCGAGCGGGATCACATCGTCGCGACCGTGACGGCCGGCGAACCGACGGTGGCGGTCGACGTCATCGAGGACTTCTCGACCGGGTATCACGCACGCAACGGCGGCGGGGACTCGATCACCACAGACGGCGATCTGCCGATCGTCGATGTGCGCGCGGTGGGCAGGATGACGCCATGA